One Mycolicibacterium crocinum DNA window includes the following coding sequences:
- the ctaD gene encoding aa3-type cytochrome oxidase subunit I — translation MTLSLPRPRIAPRPFPPRSRPLGAAVVDLIGTTDPKRIGQMYLVTSFGFFMTGGLMALLMRSELAVPGLQFLSNEQYNQLFTIHGTMMLLLYATPIVFGFANVVLPLQIGAPDVAFPRLNALSFWLFAFGGLIVLAGFVVPGGAADFGWTAYTPLSDAMHSPGPGGDLWAVGLIASGLGTILGAVNMITTVVCMRCPGMTMFRMPIFTWNILATSVLILLAFPLLTAALFGLLADRHLGAHIYDPANGGAILWQHLFWFFGHPEVYIVALPFFGIVTEIFPVFSRKPVFGYNGLVLATWAITVLSVSVWAHHMFATGAVLLPFFSFMTFLIAIPTGIKFFNWIGTMWKGRLTFETPMLFSLGFLVTFLLGGLSGVLLASPPLDFHVTDSYFVVAHFHYVLFGTIVFATYAGIYFWFPKMTGRLLDERLGKLHFWLTFIGFHTTFLVQHWLGDEGMPRRYADYLPSDGFETLNIVSTIGAFILGVSVIPFVWNVFRSWRYGEVVTVDDPWGYGNSLEWATSCPPPRHNFTELPRIRSERPAFELHYPHMRERMRKESHVAKKPHEHPTPADSVGSSAGGTKR, via the coding sequence ATGACCCTTTCACTTCCGCGCCCCCGCATCGCGCCCCGCCCCTTCCCGCCGCGCAGCCGCCCGCTGGGCGCGGCCGTGGTGGACTTGATCGGCACCACCGATCCGAAGCGGATCGGCCAGATGTACCTGGTGACCTCGTTCGGCTTCTTCATGACCGGTGGTCTGATGGCCCTGCTGATGCGCAGCGAGCTGGCGGTTCCGGGCCTGCAGTTCCTGTCCAACGAGCAGTACAACCAGTTGTTCACCATCCACGGCACGATGATGCTGCTGCTGTACGCCACGCCGATCGTGTTCGGGTTCGCCAATGTGGTGCTACCCCTGCAGATCGGTGCGCCCGATGTCGCATTCCCGCGGCTCAACGCATTGTCGTTCTGGCTGTTCGCCTTTGGCGGGTTGATTGTGCTGGCCGGTTTCGTCGTACCGGGTGGTGCCGCCGACTTCGGGTGGACGGCGTACACACCGCTCTCGGACGCGATGCACTCACCGGGCCCGGGTGGTGATCTGTGGGCGGTGGGCCTCATCGCCTCGGGGCTCGGCACGATACTGGGTGCGGTCAACATGATCACCACGGTCGTCTGTATGCGATGCCCAGGCATGACGATGTTCCGGATGCCGATCTTCACGTGGAACATCCTGGCCACCAGCGTGCTGATCCTGCTGGCGTTCCCGCTGTTGACGGCCGCGCTCTTCGGGCTTCTTGCCGACCGGCACCTGGGTGCGCACATCTACGACCCCGCCAACGGCGGTGCGATCCTGTGGCAACACCTGTTCTGGTTCTTCGGCCATCCCGAGGTCTACATCGTGGCCTTGCCGTTCTTCGGGATTGTGACCGAGATCTTCCCGGTGTTCTCGCGCAAGCCAGTGTTCGGCTACAACGGGCTGGTGTTGGCGACGTGGGCGATCACCGTGTTGTCGGTGTCGGTGTGGGCGCACCACATGTTCGCAACGGGAGCCGTTCTGCTGCCGTTTTTTTCGTTCATGACGTTCCTGATCGCGATACCGACCGGCATCAAGTTCTTCAACTGGATCGGCACGATGTGGAAGGGCCGGCTGACGTTCGAGACGCCGATGCTGTTCTCGCTGGGCTTTCTGGTGACGTTCCTGCTCGGTGGCCTGTCGGGCGTTCTGCTGGCCAGCCCGCCGCTGGACTTCCACGTGACCGACAGCTATTTCGTCGTCGCGCACTTCCACTACGTGCTCTTCGGCACGATCGTGTTCGCCACCTACGCCGGGATCTACTTCTGGTTCCCGAAGATGACGGGACGTCTGCTCGACGAGCGTCTGGGCAAGCTGCACTTCTGGCTGACGTTCATCGGCTTCCACACCACGTTCCTGGTGCAGCACTGGCTTGGTGACGAGGGTATGCCGCGTCGGTACGCCGACTACCTGCCGTCCGACGGCTTCGAGACGTTGAACATCGTGTCGACCATCGGTGCATTCATTCTGGGTGTGTCGGTGATTCCGTTCGTGTGGAACGTGTTTCGCAGTTGGCGTTACGGCGAGGTGGTGACCGTCGACGATCCCTGGGGCTACGGCAACTCGCTGGAGTGGGCCACCTCGTGCCCGCCGCCGCGGCATAACTTCACCGAGCTGCCCCGGATCCGTTCGGAGCGACCGGCATTCGAGCTGCACTACCCGCACATGCGCGAACGGATGCGCAAGGAGTCTCACGTCGCGAAGAAGCCGCATGAACATCCCACACCTGCGGATTCCGTCGGCAGTTCGGCAGGCGGTACCAAGCGCTGA
- the nrfD gene encoding NrfD/PsrC family molybdoenzyme membrane anchor subunit, whose protein sequence is MSSSDETDVRRNYTDPPDREAVTGAAGRVPGRRRRGRRGERALVPDATFESYYGKPILNGPTWSPLDIAGYLFLGGLAGGSSVLAAGAELTGRRRLAMPAKLAALVAILTSLVALVHDLGRPGRFVNMLRVFKPSSPMSVGSWVLSAYGPQAGVAAACAVTGLFPRTGRVATVGAGLLGPAVASYTAALIADTAVPAWHDGHREMPFVFVGSAAAAAGGLGMVAAPLRESGPARRAVIIGSAVELTASEIMSRSMGLSAEALHTGTAGRLDKAAKALTLTAAVTAAAAGHRSRGAAVLAGAAALAGSACTRFAIFYAGVASAHDPKYTVVPQRERLNQKAQTVSA, encoded by the coding sequence ATGAGCTCCAGCGACGAGACGGACGTCCGCCGCAACTACACCGATCCGCCGGACCGGGAAGCGGTGACCGGGGCGGCTGGGCGAGTCCCGGGGCGGCGCCGACGCGGTCGACGCGGCGAGCGGGCCCTGGTTCCGGATGCGACGTTCGAATCGTATTACGGCAAACCGATTCTCAATGGCCCCACCTGGTCACCACTCGACATCGCCGGCTACCTGTTCCTCGGCGGACTCGCCGGCGGATCGTCGGTACTCGCTGCCGGGGCCGAGTTGACGGGACGTCGTCGGCTGGCCATGCCCGCGAAACTCGCTGCGCTGGTGGCGATTCTGACGTCGTTGGTGGCGCTCGTCCACGATCTGGGTCGGCCCGGCCGGTTCGTCAACATGCTGCGGGTGTTCAAGCCGAGCTCGCCGATGAGCGTCGGGTCGTGGGTGCTGTCGGCCTACGGGCCGCAGGCGGGCGTCGCGGCGGCGTGCGCCGTCACCGGGTTGTTTCCGCGCACCGGCCGGGTGGCGACGGTGGGTGCCGGGCTGCTCGGGCCGGCGGTGGCGTCCTACACCGCCGCGCTGATCGCCGATACCGCGGTGCCCGCCTGGCATGACGGTCATCGCGAGATGCCATTCGTGTTCGTCGGATCGGCGGCTGCCGCCGCCGGCGGGCTGGGCATGGTGGCCGCGCCGCTGCGTGAGTCGGGGCCAGCCCGGCGGGCGGTGATCATCGGGTCGGCCGTCGAGCTCACCGCGTCCGAGATCATGTCGCGCAGCATGGGCCTGTCCGCCGAAGCGCTGCACACCGGCACCGCCGGACGGCTCGACAAGGCGGCCAAGGCGCTCACGCTCACCGCGGCGGTCACGGCTGCCGCGGCCGGTCACCGCTCGCGAGGCGCCGCGGTACTGGCCGGCGCTGCCGCACTGGCGGGGTCGGCGTGCACGCGGTTCGCGATCTTCTATGCCGGGGTCGCCTCGGCGCACGACCCGAAGTACACCGTCGTCCCGCAACGAGAACGTCTCAACCAGAAGGCGCAGACCGTGTCGGCATGA
- a CDS encoding MgtC/SapB family protein, translated as MDLQQIEPFLVALAIGLLLGFERERSHSRKLPAGSRSFALLSLVGAVAASFNLWSVIAGMVCVAVFLALAYLRTSQQDPGTTTEIAAFAAYLLGALAFTRPARAVALAVIATLLLLSKSRIHRFAREIISEIELEDAIKFFVVAFVILPLLPDRPIGPYGVLNPAKVWLLVVLLTGIGWIGYIGVRALGPQRGLLVTGLAGGFVSASATTASMGRVARSAVGVRAPLAGALLASGATFVQLLLVIGVVDVDVLRRLWLPVAAGAIVLFGVAIFVYRSAGAEDRREPTPGDDTGSRPTARPFALRPALILTAVLTVALLIGRWGAAVFGPQGAILAAFAAGLADAHAGSVAAASLAAKGDITVDTALIAIAAALGSNLLVKIVLAFTAGGRRFGLGFLAGIAGPAIVFGAAVAVAISTA; from the coding sequence GTGGACCTTCAGCAGATCGAGCCGTTCCTGGTGGCGCTGGCGATCGGACTGTTGCTCGGCTTCGAGCGCGAACGCAGCCACAGCCGCAAATTGCCGGCCGGCTCACGATCATTCGCCCTGCTGTCACTTGTCGGCGCAGTGGCCGCCAGCTTCAATCTGTGGAGCGTCATCGCCGGAATGGTCTGCGTCGCAGTGTTTCTGGCACTCGCGTATCTCCGCACCAGCCAGCAGGACCCGGGGACAACCACCGAAATAGCTGCCTTCGCGGCGTATCTGCTCGGTGCGCTCGCTTTCACCAGGCCCGCGCGCGCCGTCGCCCTTGCCGTGATCGCGACGCTGTTGCTGTTGTCGAAGTCGCGCATTCATCGATTCGCGCGCGAAATCATCAGCGAGATCGAGCTCGAAGACGCCATCAAGTTCTTCGTGGTCGCGTTCGTGATCCTGCCGCTGCTCCCGGATCGCCCGATCGGCCCCTACGGTGTCTTGAACCCGGCGAAGGTGTGGCTGCTGGTCGTGCTGCTCACCGGAATCGGCTGGATCGGCTACATCGGAGTGCGTGCGCTAGGTCCCCAGCGCGGCCTGCTCGTCACGGGCTTGGCCGGCGGGTTCGTCTCGGCCAGCGCGACGACGGCATCGATGGGTCGTGTCGCACGCAGCGCAGTCGGCGTGCGGGCGCCACTGGCAGGCGCGCTCTTGGCCAGCGGGGCAACCTTCGTCCAACTGCTCCTGGTGATCGGCGTGGTGGATGTCGACGTGCTGCGCAGGCTGTGGCTGCCGGTGGCGGCGGGCGCCATCGTCCTATTCGGCGTCGCAATCTTCGTCTACCGAAGTGCCGGCGCCGAAGATCGTCGCGAGCCCACACCCGGCGACGACACCGGATCCAGGCCCACCGCCCGGCCGTTCGCGCTGCGGCCCGCTCTCATCCTGACCGCAGTCCTGACCGTCGCTCTGCTCATCGGGCGTTGGGGCGCAGCCGTGTTCGGGCCTCAGGGCGCGATACTTGCCGCCTTCGCCGCCGGCCTTGCCGATGCCCACGCCGGCTCGGTCGCAGCGGCAAGCCTCGCCGCCAAAGGTGATATCACCGTCGATACGGCCCTGATAGCGATCGCCGCCGCGCTCGGATCCAACCTGCTCGTCAAGATCGTGCTGGCGTTCACCGCCGGCGGCCGACGCTTCGGACTCGGGTTTCTGGCCGGAATCGCAGGCCCGGCGATCGTGTTCGGTGCGGCCGTGGCCGTCGCCATCAGCACCGCATGA
- a CDS encoding 4Fe-4S dicluster domain-containing protein, producing MDLDKMLTHGDPPGDGGYPEATPRYGFFTDTSVCIGCKACEVACKEWNHVPDDGLDFTGMSYDNSVGLGADTWRHVAFIEQRKPLGNQQTAGRVDLGMPGVEKPGETATSEPSAFRWLMSSDVCKHCTHAGCLDVCPTGALFRTEFGTVVVQEDICNGCGYCVSACPFGVIDQRAGDGRVWKCTMCYDRIGDGLEPACAKTCPTDSIQFGELSVLRKRAEARLEQLHSAGVADARLYGEDPGDGVGGTGAFFLLLDEPEIYGLPPDPVVPTRTLPDIWRNVGIAAVGMLAALGATFLGGRR from the coding sequence ATGGACCTGGACAAGATGCTGACGCACGGGGATCCGCCGGGCGACGGCGGTTACCCGGAGGCGACACCGCGCTACGGGTTCTTCACCGATACCTCGGTATGTATCGGGTGTAAGGCCTGTGAGGTCGCGTGTAAAGAATGGAACCACGTGCCCGACGACGGCCTGGACTTCACCGGGATGTCGTATGACAACAGCGTCGGCCTCGGTGCGGACACCTGGCGTCACGTCGCGTTCATCGAACAACGCAAGCCGCTGGGCAATCAGCAGACCGCGGGCCGGGTGGACCTCGGCATGCCCGGCGTGGAAAAGCCAGGGGAGACAGCCACTTCCGAGCCGAGTGCGTTTCGGTGGCTGATGTCGTCGGATGTGTGCAAACACTGCACGCATGCGGGGTGCCTGGATGTCTGCCCCACCGGCGCGCTGTTCCGCACCGAATTCGGCACCGTGGTGGTGCAGGAAGACATCTGCAACGGCTGCGGCTATTGCGTATCGGCCTGCCCGTTCGGAGTGATCGATCAGCGCGCCGGCGACGGACGGGTGTGGAAGTGCACGATGTGTTACGACCGCATCGGTGACGGTCTGGAACCGGCGTGCGCCAAGACCTGCCCGACCGACTCGATCCAGTTCGGCGAGCTCTCTGTGCTACGGAAGCGCGCGGAGGCCCGGCTCGAGCAGCTGCACAGCGCCGGGGTCGCCGACGCACGGCTCTACGGCGAGGATCCCGGCGACGGAGTCGGCGGGACGGGCGCGTTCTTCCTCTTGCTCGACGAGCCGGAAATCTATGGCCTGCCTCCGGATCCAGTGGTGCCGACGCGGACGCTGCCGGATATCTGGCGCAATGTCGGGATCGCGGCGGTCGGCATGCTGGCGGCGTTGGGTGCGACGTTCCTGGGAGGTCGGCGATGA
- the fdh gene encoding formate dehydrogenase has product MGIRRWIEEWPVYRQFTGSDPMGKAAAVQSRRSATLQPRTATADRVVSSVCPYCAVGCAQHVYVRDEKVVQIEGNPDSPVSRGRLCPKGAASLQLTTGEGRLHQVLYRPPHATDWQPLDLDTAMDMVVDRILATRDETWQQEVDGKRTARTMGIASLGGATLDNEENYLIKKLLTALGVVQIENQARVCHSSTVVGLGSSFGRGGATTFLQDLPHADCIVIEGSNFAECHPVGFQWVMEAKARGAVVIHVDPRFTRTSALADLHVPIRAGSDIAFLGGIINHVLSQDKYFREFVVNYTNAATIVDEKYTDADDLDGLFSGFNADERHYDSEDWQYEGMSVAAASGKRGHANGDVRSSGRGEQHGSGGAAMDGTPQRDESLQHPRCVLQILKRHYARYTPEMVAEVCGIAPDVFARVCDALTENSGPERTSEFVYAVGWTQHSTGSQYIRTACILQLLLGNMGRPGGGIQALRGHASIQGSSDIPTLFNLLPGYLPMPYAEHQQSRTDFINADAARKGFWSQMDSYFVSLLKSWWGDAATEDNDFCFDYLPRLTGSHSTYDTVFEQLAGRCKGYFLLGENPAVGSANAKMQRLGMANLEWLVVRDFSLIESATWWKDGPEIESGELRTEDLATEVFFFPAAAHTEKSGSFTNTNRMLQWHEQAVEPAGDARSDLWFMYHLGRIIRQRLHGSTDPRNRPILDLTWDYPTVGALDEPDADAVLAEINGFDSDGQPLSAYTQLRNDGSTRCGCWIYCGVYADGVNQSARRKPHTEQDWIAPEWGWAWPANRRLLYNRASAAPDGTPWSERKKLVWWDADAGKWTGYDVPDFEVDKSPDYRPPEGASGIEALSGIDPFIMQADGKAWLYAPAGVVDGPLPAHYEPQDSPVANALYGQQRNPVRFTFPDKHNRYTPGPEADGASVYPYVVTTYRLTEHFTAGGMSRWSPYLSELQPEMFCEISPELAAERGLHNGGWATLVSPRGVIETRVLVTDRIAPLRLGNRVVHQIGLPYHWGPNGISSGDAANELSAIVLDPSSHIQEVKAFTADIRAGRRPRGPAADAMVTDYQRRAGITELTGTEV; this is encoded by the coding sequence GTGGGCATTCGGCGTTGGATCGAAGAGTGGCCGGTGTACCGGCAGTTCACCGGATCGGATCCGATGGGCAAGGCTGCTGCCGTGCAGTCCCGCAGATCGGCGACGCTGCAGCCCCGAACCGCGACCGCCGACCGGGTGGTGAGTTCGGTCTGCCCGTATTGCGCGGTCGGCTGCGCGCAGCACGTCTATGTGCGCGACGAGAAGGTCGTTCAGATCGAAGGCAATCCGGACAGCCCGGTGAGCCGCGGCCGGTTGTGCCCGAAGGGGGCCGCGAGCCTGCAGCTGACGACCGGTGAGGGCCGGCTGCACCAGGTGCTCTATCGGCCGCCGCATGCCACCGACTGGCAGCCGCTCGATCTCGACACCGCCATGGACATGGTGGTCGACCGAATCCTGGCGACCCGGGACGAGACCTGGCAGCAGGAGGTCGATGGCAAGCGCACCGCGCGCACGATGGGCATCGCCAGCCTGGGTGGGGCGACGCTGGACAACGAGGAGAACTACCTCATCAAGAAGCTGCTCACCGCACTCGGGGTGGTGCAGATCGAGAACCAGGCGCGGGTGTGCCACAGTTCGACCGTTGTCGGGCTGGGCAGTTCGTTCGGACGCGGCGGGGCCACCACCTTCCTGCAGGACCTTCCGCACGCGGACTGCATCGTGATCGAAGGCTCGAACTTCGCCGAGTGTCATCCGGTCGGCTTCCAATGGGTGATGGAGGCCAAGGCCCGCGGCGCGGTGGTCATCCACGTCGACCCGCGGTTCACCCGGACCAGCGCACTGGCCGACCTGCATGTGCCGATCCGCGCCGGATCCGATATCGCCTTCCTGGGTGGCATCATCAATCACGTTCTCTCCCAAGACAAGTACTTTCGCGAGTTCGTGGTGAACTACACGAACGCGGCCACGATCGTCGACGAGAAGTACACCGACGCCGACGATCTCGACGGCCTGTTCAGCGGCTTCAACGCCGACGAGCGGCATTACGACAGTGAGGACTGGCAGTACGAGGGAATGAGTGTGGCCGCGGCCTCGGGCAAGCGCGGCCACGCCAACGGCGATGTCCGGTCCAGCGGGCGCGGCGAGCAACACGGTTCGGGTGGTGCCGCGATGGACGGCACGCCGCAGCGGGACGAGTCCCTGCAACACCCGCGCTGCGTGCTGCAGATCCTCAAGCGCCACTACGCTCGCTACACCCCCGAGATGGTGGCCGAGGTGTGTGGGATCGCGCCCGACGTGTTCGCACGAGTGTGTGACGCACTGACCGAGAACTCCGGGCCGGAGCGCACCAGCGAATTCGTCTACGCCGTCGGCTGGACCCAGCACAGCACCGGGTCGCAGTACATCCGCACCGCCTGCATCCTGCAGCTGCTGCTGGGCAACATGGGCCGGCCCGGCGGTGGCATCCAGGCTTTACGCGGCCACGCCAGCATCCAGGGATCCAGCGACATCCCAACACTTTTCAACCTGCTACCCGGTTACCTGCCGATGCCGTACGCCGAGCACCAGCAGAGCCGTACGGACTTCATCAACGCCGACGCCGCCCGCAAGGGCTTCTGGTCGCAGATGGACTCCTACTTCGTCAGCCTGCTCAAGTCGTGGTGGGGCGATGCGGCCACCGAGGACAACGACTTCTGCTTCGACTATCTGCCGCGGCTGACCGGTTCGCACAGCACCTATGACACGGTGTTCGAGCAACTGGCGGGCCGGTGCAAGGGATACTTCCTGCTCGGCGAGAATCCCGCGGTCGGCTCGGCCAACGCCAAAATGCAGCGCCTCGGTATGGCGAATCTGGAATGGCTTGTGGTGCGCGACTTTTCGCTGATCGAGAGCGCCACCTGGTGGAAGGACGGCCCGGAGATCGAATCCGGCGAACTGCGCACCGAGGATCTGGCCACCGAGGTGTTCTTCTTCCCGGCCGCCGCGCACACCGAGAAGTCGGGCAGCTTCACCAACACCAACCGGATGCTGCAGTGGCATGAGCAGGCCGTCGAGCCGGCCGGCGATGCCCGCAGCGACCTGTGGTTCATGTACCACCTGGGCCGGATCATCCGCCAACGGCTGCACGGCTCAACGGATCCGCGCAACCGACCCATCCTCGACCTCACATGGGACTATCCCACCGTCGGTGCACTGGACGAGCCGGACGCCGATGCGGTGCTGGCCGAGATCAACGGCTTCGACAGCGACGGGCAGCCGTTGAGCGCCTACACCCAATTGCGCAACGACGGCAGCACCCGCTGCGGCTGCTGGATCTACTGCGGTGTCTACGCCGACGGCGTCAACCAGTCCGCCCGCCGCAAGCCGCACACCGAACAGGACTGGATCGCACCGGAATGGGGCTGGGCCTGGCCGGCCAACCGGCGGCTGCTCTACAACCGTGCGTCGGCGGCGCCGGACGGAACGCCATGGAGCGAGCGTAAGAAGCTGGTCTGGTGGGACGCCGACGCCGGTAAGTGGACGGGATACGACGTGCCCGACTTCGAGGTCGACAAGTCGCCGGACTACCGCCCGCCCGAGGGCGCCAGCGGCATTGAGGCGCTGTCGGGTATCGACCCCTTCATCATGCAGGCCGACGGCAAAGCATGGCTCTATGCGCCGGCCGGGGTGGTCGACGGGCCGTTGCCTGCGCACTACGAGCCGCAGGACTCGCCGGTGGCCAATGCGCTGTACGGTCAGCAGCGCAACCCGGTGCGATTCACGTTCCCGGACAAGCACAATCGCTACACGCCGGGGCCGGAGGCCGACGGGGCGAGTGTCTACCCGTATGTGGTGACGACCTACCGGCTGACGGAACATTTCACCGCGGGCGGCATGTCGCGGTGGTCGCCGTATCTGTCGGAACTCCAGCCGGAGATGTTCTGTGAGATCTCACCGGAACTGGCCGCCGAACGGGGACTGCACAATGGCGGGTGGGCCACCCTGGTCAGTCCGCGCGGGGTGATCGAGACCCGGGTCTTGGTGACCGACCGGATCGCACCGCTTCGGCTGGGTAACAGAGTGGTTCACCAGATCGGCCTGCCCTACCACTGGGGGCCCAACGGAATCAGCAGTGGGGACGCCGCCAACGAGTTGTCGGCGATCGTGCTCGATCCCAGTTCGCACATTCAAGAGGTCAAGGCGTTCACCGCCGACATCCGTGCGGGACGGCGCCCGCGCGGTCCGGCCGCCGACGCAATGGTGACCGACTATCAGCGGCGGGCCGGAATCACCGAGCTGACCGGGACGGAGGTGTGA